The following proteins are co-located in the Silene latifolia isolate original U9 population chromosome 1, ASM4854445v1, whole genome shotgun sequence genome:
- the LOC141644705 gene encoding protein FAR1-RELATED SEQUENCE 5-like: MRAQVNNDGDGIDYSGHFTTTRFFASSMEAFNWAFEIGLRLGFGIKRASNKRVGRNMNLRQDYFVCQIGGRGPVNKDADSLMRGKTVTAWCKCKFSMKVVEIQENKWKLVMRSGFHNHALTLYCDGDRYFAKFDEEELAYIDAQVRAHVRPAIISAGLHQRNPEKSRPNRRQIYNRSQKVRVEERDGRNPAQQMLALAVQHKYVHYWVTDQETDELTHVFMAHPEAVKMFRSYYYVVLIDSTYKTNLYRLPLVEMVGVTPVGKSFVIAYALVTHESEDRYRWVLQKLKALLNDVVQPNVIVIDCEQGLLNAIPTIFPDSSHLLCLWHIYSNLETKALDLTGRDSWAKHITCNLFEAVVEAETEDKFNVAWGNLARQWAGVAAYIERQWFPHLEKWAKYRTNKITHFENTSTSRVESAHANLKRWLNSAKLAIDSIWIRFYSLMETQHVEIRHSLELSRSRRLTGIHRLFSRLSYKISKNAIIELRGEFERGAKMMEDSLMIDCGCVKATTLGLLCACSLHRIARNGSRVPVDVLHAFWRKLEYDGSEAKPACDDDRWRSYSMKFGMQIRV, encoded by the coding sequence ATGCGTGCGCAGGTGAATAACGATGGAGACGGTATTGATTACTCAGGTCATTTTACGACTACCAGATTCTTTGCATCAAGTATGGAAGCGTTTAATTGGGCATTTGAGATCGGACTCCGactcgggtttggtataaaaaGAGCAAGCAACAAGAGAGTTGGTCGTAACATGAATTTGAGACAAGATTATTTTGTTTGCCAGATAGGTGGAAGAGGTCCCGTAAATAAGGATGCCGATTCTTTAATGAGGGGTAAAACGGTTACCGCGTGGTGCAAATGCAAATTTTCAATGAAAGTTGTTGAAATACAAGAGAATAAGTGGAAGCTTGTCATGAGATCTGGGTTTCATAATCATGCTTtaacgttgtattgtgacggcgacaGATACTTTGCAAAGTTTGATGAAGAGGAGTTGGCTTATATCGATGCCCAAGTTAGAGCTCACGTTAGACCGGCAATTATTAGTGCGGGTTTGCATCAACGGAATCCGGAAAAGTCAAGACCTAATCGGCGACAAATCTACAATCGTTCTCAGAAAGTAAGGGTCGAGGAAAGAGATGGGAGAAACCCGGCACAACAGATGCTAGCACTTGCGGTTCAGCATAAGTACGTTCATTATTGGGTCACTGATCAGGAGACCGATGAGTTAACCCACGTGTTCATGGCTCATCCAGAAGCCGTTAAGATGTTTCGATCATACTATTATGTGGTCCTGATCGATTCCACGTACAAGACAAACTTATACCGTCTTCCACTTGTTGAGATGGTTGGAGTCACACCCGTCGGGAAGAGCTTTGTGATCGCGTATGCTCTTGTGACGCATGAGTCCGAGGATAGATATCGGTGGGTCTTACAGAAACTGAAGGCCCTTCTCAATGATGTCGTTCAACCTAATGTTATTGTTATTGATTGCGAGCAAGGTTTGTTGAACGCGATTCCCACTATTTTTCCGGATTCGTCTCACTTGCTATGTCTTTGGCATATATATTCTAACTTGGAGACGAAAGCACTTGATCTCACGGGTCGGGATAGTTGGGCTAAGCACATAACTTGTAACTTGTTTGAAGCGGTTGTCGAGGCGGAGACCGAAGATAAGTTTAATGTGGCGTGgggcaatttggcaaggcaatggGCGGGAGTGGCGGCTTATATTGAGAGGCAATGGTTTCCGCACTTGGAAAAATGGGCCAAGTATAGAACGAACAAGATAACTCATTTTGAGAACACTTCTACATCCCGGGTTGAGTCGGCTCATGCGAATTTGAAGAGATGGTTGAATAGCGCGAAACTGGCCATTGATAgcatctggattcgtttttattCTTTGATGGAAACGCAACATGTTGAGATCCGACACTCGTTGGAGTTATCTAGATCGAGGCGGTTGACGGGGATTCATCGATTATTTTCCAGACTTTCTTATAAAATATCAAAGAATGCCATAATTGAATTGCGTGGAGAATTCGAAAGAGGTGCCAAGATGATGGAAGATTCCTTGATGATCGATTGCGGTTGTGTAAAGGCTACTACACTTGGTTTGTTATGTGCTTGTTCACTTCATCGCATTGCTAGAAACGGATCTCGGGTCCCTGTTGATGTGTTACATGCATTTTGGAGGAAGTTGGAGTACGATGGTTCCGAGGCAAAGCCGGCTTGTGACGATGATCGATGGAGGAGTTATTCGATGAAATTCGGAATGCAGATCCGAGTATGA